The Rhodopseudomonas palustris genome window below encodes:
- a CDS encoding MgtC/SapB family protein yields the protein MRFLTTFQTADFFDTLVSLAVAFVLGMLIGAERQYRTRTAGLRTNVLVAVGAAAFVDLAMHLAGADGAVRVIAYVVSGIGFLGAGVIMKEGMNVRGLNTAATLWSSAAVGCCAGGDLVAQAVALTVFVIAGNTLLRPLVNAINRIPFDERTSEATYAVRLTAGSAAAGRLREHLEERLEKADYPVAEVEVEALEHVEDKVEIVATLVSTAVEPSELDAVVDELGKEAGVEFATWETSTKD from the coding sequence ATGCGGTTTCTCACCACCTTCCAGACAGCGGACTTCTTCGACACGCTGGTCAGCCTCGCCGTTGCCTTCGTGCTCGGCATGCTGATCGGCGCCGAGCGGCAGTACCGGACCCGCACCGCAGGGCTGCGCACCAACGTGCTGGTGGCAGTCGGCGCCGCAGCCTTCGTCGATCTGGCGATGCATCTGGCCGGTGCCGACGGCGCGGTCCGGGTGATCGCCTATGTGGTCTCCGGCATCGGCTTCCTCGGCGCCGGCGTGATCATGAAAGAGGGCATGAACGTCCGCGGCCTCAACACCGCGGCGACGCTGTGGAGCTCGGCGGCTGTCGGTTGCTGCGCCGGCGGCGATCTGGTGGCCCAGGCGGTGGCGCTGACGGTGTTCGTGATCGCCGGCAACACGCTGCTGCGGCCGCTGGTCAATGCGATCAACCGCATCCCGTTCGACGAACGCACTTCGGAGGCGACCTATGCGGTGCGTCTCACCGCCGGCAGCGCGGCTGCCGGGCGGCTGCGCGAGCACCTCGAGGAGCGGCTGGAAAAGGCCGACTATCCGGTGGCGGAAGTCGAGGTCGAAGCGCTCGAGCATGTCGAGGACAAGGTCGAGATCGTTGCCACGTTGGTATCGACCGCGGTGGAGCCGAGCGAACTGGATGCGGTGGTCGACGAACTCGGCAAGGAAGCCGGCGTCGAATTCGCCACCTGGGAAACCAGCACTAAAGATTGA
- the hemH gene encoding ferrochelatase → MSVIVPIHGPAIAPAPAPERVGVLLVNLGTPDSCDTKGVRIYLREFLSDPRVIENQGLFWKLALNGIILNTRPARKAKDYQKIWNHEKNESPLKTITRAQAEKLSASLGDRGHLIVDWAMRYGNPSLRDRIEALVAKGCTRLLVVPLYPQYSAATSATVCDQAFRVLRELRAQPTLRVTPPYYRDPAYIDALATSIKSHLASLSFEPELIVASFHGMPQAYIDKGDPYQAQCVATVEALRERMGVADDKLLLTFQSRFGFDQWLQPYTDKTIEALARKGVRKLAVVMPGFSADCLETLEEIAQENAEIFMEHGGEEFTAIPCLNDSDAGVQVIRQLVLRELQGWL, encoded by the coding sequence ATGAGCGTCATTGTTCCGATCCATGGACCAGCGATCGCCCCGGCGCCCGCGCCGGAGCGGGTCGGTGTGCTGTTGGTGAACCTCGGCACCCCGGACAGCTGTGACACCAAGGGTGTGCGCATCTATCTGCGCGAGTTCCTGTCGGATCCGCGGGTGATCGAGAACCAGGGGTTGTTCTGGAAGCTCGCGCTCAACGGCATCATTCTGAACACCCGCCCGGCTCGCAAGGCCAAGGACTACCAGAAGATCTGGAACCACGAGAAGAACGAGTCGCCGCTCAAGACCATCACCCGCGCGCAGGCCGAGAAGCTGTCGGCGTCGCTGGGCGATCGCGGCCATCTGATCGTCGATTGGGCGATGCGCTACGGCAACCCGTCGCTGCGCGACCGGATCGAGGCGCTGGTGGCGAAGGGCTGCACCCGACTGCTGGTGGTGCCGTTGTATCCGCAATACTCGGCCGCGACCTCGGCGACGGTGTGCGACCAGGCGTTTCGCGTGCTGCGCGAGCTGCGCGCTCAGCCGACGCTGCGGGTCACGCCGCCGTATTATCGCGACCCGGCCTATATCGACGCGCTTGCGACCTCGATCAAATCGCACCTCGCGTCGCTGTCGTTTGAGCCCGAACTGATCGTGGCCTCGTTCCACGGCATGCCGCAGGCCTATATCGACAAGGGCGATCCCTATCAGGCGCAGTGCGTGGCAACCGTCGAAGCGTTGCGCGAGCGGATGGGCGTTGCCGACGACAAGCTGCTGCTGACCTTCCAGTCGCGGTTCGGCTTCGACCAGTGGCTGCAGCCCTACACCGACAAAACCATCGAGGCGCTGGCCCGCAAGGGCGTGCGCAAGCTCGCCGTGGTGATGCCCGGCTTCTCGGCCGACTGCCTGGAGACGCTGGAAGAGATCGCGCAGGAAAACGCCGAGATCTTCATGGAGCACGGCGGCGAGGAATTTACCGCGATTCCCTGCCTCAACGACTCCGACGCCGGTGTGCAGGTGATCCGCCAGCTCGTACTGCGCGAGCTGCAAGGCTGGCTGTAA
- a CDS encoding type III PLP-dependent enzyme — MTERIREFLRDRRAKGLDVEPCLVVDLEVVRDNFMHFAKALPDSRVFYAIKANPAPEVLSLLASLGSCFDCASVQEIQMALAAGATPDRISFGNTIKKERDIARAYELGIRLFSVDCTAEVEKVARAAPGSKVFCRILYDCAGAEWPLSRKFGCDPEMAVDVLDNAKRLGLEAYGISFHVGSQQRKVKAWDRALAMAAQVFRDCAERGITLSMVNMGGGFPTKYLKEVPPVVQYGRSIFRALRKHFGNQIPETIIEPGRGMVGNAGVIETEVVLISKKSDEDDVRWVYLDIGKFGGLAETMDESIRYAIRSRHDGAEMTPCVLAGPTCDSADVLYEKMPYPLPVTLEIGDKLLIEGTGAYTSTYSSVAFNGFPPLATYHI, encoded by the coding sequence ATGACCGAACGTATCCGTGAATTCCTGCGCGACCGCCGCGCCAAGGGTCTGGACGTCGAGCCGTGCCTGGTCGTCGACCTCGAAGTGGTCCGCGACAACTTCATGCATTTCGCCAAGGCGCTGCCGGACAGCCGCGTGTTCTATGCAATCAAGGCCAACCCGGCGCCGGAAGTGCTGTCGCTGCTGGCCTCGCTGGGCTCGTGCTTCGACTGCGCCTCGGTGCAGGAAATCCAGATGGCGCTGGCCGCGGGAGCGACCCCGGACCGCATCTCGTTTGGTAACACCATCAAGAAGGAGCGCGACATCGCGCGCGCCTACGAGCTCGGCATCCGCCTGTTCTCGGTCGACTGCACCGCCGAAGTGGAGAAGGTCGCGCGTGCGGCGCCCGGCTCGAAGGTGTTCTGCCGCATCCTGTACGATTGCGCCGGCGCCGAGTGGCCGCTGTCGCGCAAGTTCGGCTGCGATCCGGAGATGGCGGTGGACGTGCTCGACAACGCCAAGCGTCTCGGCCTGGAAGCCTATGGCATCTCGTTCCATGTCGGCTCGCAGCAGCGCAAGGTGAAGGCGTGGGACCGCGCGCTGGCGATGGCCGCGCAGGTGTTCCGCGACTGCGCCGAGCGCGGCATCACGCTGTCGATGGTCAACATGGGTGGCGGCTTCCCGACCAAGTATCTGAAGGAAGTCCCGCCGGTCGTGCAGTACGGCCGCTCGATCTTCCGGGCGCTGCGCAAGCACTTCGGCAACCAGATCCCGGAGACCATCATCGAGCCGGGCCGCGGCATGGTCGGCAACGCCGGCGTGATCGAGACCGAAGTCGTTCTGATTTCGAAGAAGAGCGACGAGGACGACGTGCGCTGGGTGTATCTCGACATCGGCAAGTTCGGCGGTCTGGCCGAGACGATGGACGAGTCGATCCGCTACGCGATCCGTTCGCGCCACGACGGCGCCGAGATGACGCCCTGCGTGCTCGCCGGCCCGACCTGCGATTCGGCCGACGTGCTGTACGAGAAGATGCCGTATCCGCTGCCGGTGACGCTCGAGATTGGCGACAAGCTGCTGATCGAAGGCACCGGGGCCTATACGTCGACCTACTCGTCGGTGGCGTTCAACGGCTTCCCGCCGCTGGCGACCTACCACATCTGA
- a CDS encoding GNAT family N-acetyltransferase, which yields MTNTLAHLTALNVAAVPFAIRAEKSSDIAARERLLDACFGEGRHARTCQRLRDGRAPAEGLAFSAVRQGRLVGTVRLWHVDAGGRAALVLGPLAVDSSCRELGVGGALMRVALAEAAARGHGAVILLGDAPYYARFGFSADKMGALALPGPFERDRLLGLELRDGALDGASGLIVATGAAAKPARAERVRLRRAA from the coding sequence ATGACGAACACCCTCGCCCACCTGACTGCCTTGAACGTCGCAGCCGTTCCGTTCGCGATCCGTGCGGAAAAGAGCTCCGACATTGCCGCGCGTGAGCGCCTGCTGGATGCGTGCTTCGGCGAAGGCCGGCATGCGCGCACCTGCCAGCGTTTGCGTGATGGACGCGCGCCCGCGGAAGGCCTCGCTTTCTCCGCGGTCCGTCAAGGCCGGCTGGTCGGCACGGTGCGGCTCTGGCACGTTGACGCAGGGGGCCGAGCCGCACTCGTGCTCGGCCCCCTCGCCGTCGATTCCTCCTGCCGCGAGCTCGGCGTCGGCGGCGCCTTGATGCGCGTGGCGCTGGCGGAAGCCGCCGCCCGCGGCCATGGCGCCGTCATTCTGCTGGGCGATGCGCCGTACTACGCGCGGTTCGGCTTCTCGGCCGACAAGATGGGCGCGCTGGCGTTGCCCGGCCCGTTCGAGCGCGACCGCCTGCTCGGGCTCGAACTGCGTGACGGCGCGCTCGATGGCGCGTCCGGCCTGATCGTCGCCACCGGCGCAGCCGCCAAGCCGGCGCGCGCCGAGCGGGTGCGTCTTCGTCGCGCCGCGTAA
- a CDS encoding SPFH domain-containing protein, whose protein sequence is MFYDLSGFDVVSIVLVLLVILTLFAGVKTVPQGYNWTIERFGKFTRTLSPGLNLIIPYFDRVGRKMNVMEQVIEIPQQEVITKDNATVTVDGVAFYQVFDAAKASYEVDNLQQAIIVLTMTNIRSVMGSMDLDQVLSHRDEINERLLRVVDAAVSPWGIKVNRIEIKDIVPPNDLVEAMGRQMKAERVKRADILQAEGQRQSEILRAEGAKQAQILQAEGRREAAFRDAEARERSAEAEARATQMVSEAIGKGDVAALNYFIADKYIKAFGQLAESPNQKVIMLPVEAMSMLGSLAGIGEIAKATFGESAASAQAARRGSVPPTTPVPPAR, encoded by the coding sequence ATGTTTTATGATCTCAGCGGGTTCGATGTGGTGTCCATCGTTCTCGTCCTGCTGGTGATCCTGACGCTGTTCGCGGGCGTCAAGACGGTGCCGCAGGGTTACAACTGGACCATCGAACGGTTCGGCAAGTTCACCCGGACGCTGTCGCCGGGCCTCAACCTGATCATTCCGTATTTCGATCGCGTCGGCCGCAAGATGAATGTGATGGAGCAGGTGATCGAGATCCCGCAGCAGGAAGTCATCACCAAGGACAACGCCACCGTGACAGTCGACGGCGTCGCGTTCTATCAGGTGTTTGACGCCGCCAAGGCGAGCTACGAGGTCGATAATCTGCAGCAGGCGATCATCGTGCTGACCATGACCAACATCCGTTCGGTGATGGGCTCGATGGATCTCGACCAAGTGTTGTCGCATCGCGACGAGATCAACGAGCGGCTGCTGCGCGTCGTCGATGCTGCGGTGTCGCCGTGGGGCATCAAGGTCAACCGCATCGAGATCAAGGACATCGTGCCGCCGAACGATCTGGTGGAGGCGATGGGCCGGCAGATGAAGGCCGAGCGCGTCAAGCGCGCCGACATCTTGCAGGCCGAAGGTCAGCGCCAGTCGGAGATCTTGCGCGCCGAGGGCGCCAAGCAGGCCCAGATCCTGCAAGCCGAGGGCCGTCGCGAAGCTGCGTTCCGCGACGCCGAGGCGCGCGAGCGCTCCGCCGAAGCCGAAGCGCGGGCCACCCAGATGGTGTCGGAAGCGATCGGCAAGGGCGATGTCGCGGCGCTGAACTACTTCATCGCCGACAAGTACATCAAGGCGTTCGGCCAGCTCGCCGAATCGCCGAACCAGAAGGTGATCATGCTGCCGGTCGAGGCGATGAGCATGCTCGGCTCGCTCGCCGGCATCGGCGAGATCGCCAAGGCGACCTTCGGCGAAAGCGCCGCCTCGGCGCAGGCCGCCCGCCGCGGCTCGGTGCCGCCGACGACGCCGGTGCCGCCGGCGCGGTGA
- a CDS encoding M3 family metallopeptidase, whose product MSESSGPIAAPADAGNPLLAAWTTPFETPPFAEIRPEHFMPAFEQAFADHAGEIAAIVNDPTEPDFDNTITALERAGKLLNRVAAVFYDLVSAHSSPELLKIDEEVSLRMARHWNPIMMNAVLFGRIAALRDKAALLNLTPEQSRLLERSYTRFHRAGAGLDQAAKARMAEINERLAQLGTSFSHHLLGDEQEWVMELGEGDTEGLPDSFVAAARAAAEERGMPGKAVVTLSRSSVEPFLKMSSRRDLREKVYRAFIARGDNSNDNDNNAIIGEILSLREESAKLLGYPTFAAYRLEDSMAKTPEAVRGLLERVWKPARARALADRDALQELVTEEGSNFKLAPWDWRYYAEKLRQRRANFDDAAIKPYLTLDGMIAAAFDTATRLFGITFEERKDVPVWHPDVRVWEVKDPNGAHRGLFYGDYYARPSKRSGAWMTSLRDQQKLDGAVAPLIINVCNFAKGAGGEPSLLSPDDARTLFHEFGHGLHGMLSDVTYPSLSGTSVFTDFVELPSQLYEHWQEQPQVLRQFARHYQTGEPLPDDLLQRFIAARKFGQGFATVEFVSSALLDLEFHTQPAASIGEIRAFERKELDKIGMPEEIALRHRPTQFGHIFSGDHYASGYYSYMWSEVMDADAFGAFEEAGDIFAADVAKRLRDDIYSSGGSRDPEEAYVAFRGRKPEPDALLRRRGLLDTPEAA is encoded by the coding sequence ATGTCAGAAAGCTCCGGACCGATTGCCGCACCCGCTGATGCCGGCAATCCGCTGCTGGCCGCCTGGACCACCCCGTTCGAGACTCCGCCGTTCGCCGAGATCAGGCCCGAGCACTTCATGCCGGCCTTCGAGCAGGCGTTCGCCGACCACGCCGGCGAGATCGCCGCGATCGTCAACGATCCGACCGAGCCGGACTTCGACAACACCATTACGGCGCTGGAGCGCGCCGGTAAGCTGCTGAACCGTGTCGCCGCGGTGTTCTACGACCTGGTGTCCGCGCATTCGAGCCCGGAGCTGCTGAAGATCGACGAAGAGGTGTCGCTGCGGATGGCGCGGCACTGGAATCCGATCATGATGAACGCGGTGCTGTTCGGCCGGATCGCGGCGCTGCGCGACAAGGCGGCGCTTTTGAACCTGACGCCGGAGCAGAGCCGGCTGCTGGAACGCAGCTACACCCGCTTCCACCGCGCCGGCGCCGGCCTCGACCAGGCCGCCAAGGCGCGCATGGCCGAGATCAACGAGCGCCTGGCGCAACTCGGCACCAGCTTCAGCCATCATCTGCTCGGCGACGAGCAGGAGTGGGTGATGGAGCTCGGCGAGGGCGATACCGAGGGGCTGCCTGACAGCTTTGTGGCCGCCGCCCGCGCTGCGGCCGAAGAGCGCGGGATGCCCGGCAAGGCGGTGGTGACGCTGTCGCGGTCGTCGGTCGAGCCGTTCCTGAAGATGTCGAGCCGGCGCGATCTGCGCGAGAAGGTGTACCGCGCCTTCATCGCCCGCGGCGACAACAGCAATGACAACGACAACAACGCGATCATCGGCGAGATCCTGAGCCTGCGCGAGGAAAGCGCCAAGCTGCTCGGCTATCCGACCTTTGCGGCCTATCGTCTCGAAGACTCGATGGCCAAGACGCCCGAAGCGGTGCGTGGCCTTTTGGAGCGGGTGTGGAAGCCGGCGCGGGCTCGCGCGCTCGCCGACCGCGACGCGCTGCAGGAGCTGGTCACTGAAGAGGGCAGCAACTTCAAGCTGGCGCCGTGGGACTGGCGCTACTACGCCGAGAAGCTGCGCCAGCGCCGCGCCAATTTCGACGACGCCGCGATCAAGCCGTATCTGACGCTCGACGGCATGATTGCTGCGGCGTTCGACACCGCCACGCGGCTGTTCGGCATCACCTTCGAGGAACGCAAGGACGTCCCGGTGTGGCATCCGGATGTCCGGGTGTGGGAGGTCAAGGATCCAAACGGCGCGCATCGCGGGCTGTTCTACGGAGATTATTACGCCCGGCCGTCGAAGCGCTCCGGCGCCTGGATGACGTCGCTGCGCGATCAGCAGAAGCTCGACGGCGCGGTGGCGCCGCTGATCATCAACGTCTGCAACTTCGCCAAGGGTGCCGGCGGTGAGCCGTCGCTGCTGTCGCCCGACGACGCCCGCACCTTGTTCCACGAGTTCGGCCACGGCCTGCACGGCATGCTCTCGGACGTGACCTATCCGTCGCTGTCCGGCACCAGCGTGTTCACCGACTTCGTCGAGCTGCCGTCGCAGCTTTACGAGCACTGGCAGGAGCAGCCGCAGGTGCTGCGGCAGTTCGCCCGCCACTACCAGACCGGCGAGCCGCTGCCGGACGACCTGCTGCAGCGCTTCATTGCCGCCCGCAAGTTCGGCCAGGGCTTCGCCACCGTCGAGTTCGTCTCCTCGGCGCTGCTCGATCTCGAATTCCACACCCAGCCGGCCGCCAGCATCGGCGAGATCCGCGCCTTCGAGCGCAAGGAGCTCGACAAGATCGGCATGCCGGAAGAGATCGCGCTGCGGCACCGGCCGACCCAGTTCGGCCACATCTTCTCCGGCGATCACTACGCCTCGGGCTACTACAGCTACATGTGGAGCGAGGTGATGGACGCCGACGCGTTCGGCGCGTTCGAGGAGGCCGGCGACATCTTCGCGGCCGACGTGGCCAAGCGGCTGCGCGACGACATCTATTCGTCCGGCGGCTCGCGCGACCCGGAGGAGGCCTATGTGGCGTTCCGCGGCCGCAAGCCGGAGCCCGACGCGCTGCTGCGCCGCCGCGGCCTGCTCGACACGCCGGAGGCCGCGTAG
- a CDS encoding DUF1007 family protein gives MIGLLRRAAVRSALVAAVVALFGFGTAEAHPHVWVTSTSELVYAPDGSFTGVRHAWAFDDMFSTYALQGIETKEKGVYSREELAPLAQTNVESLKEFAYFTFAKVGGKKQKFGEPVDYYLSYKDNVLTLHFFLPLKTPVKSNELSVEVFDPSYFIDFSFAEKNPVSLVGAPSGCALNFQRPTDGSATAQRMSEDNFLNGDNSNYGAMFANKIAVTCP, from the coding sequence ATGATCGGCCTATTGCGCCGCGCCGCCGTCCGCTCCGCGCTGGTCGCGGCGGTCGTGGCCCTGTTCGGCTTCGGCACTGCCGAGGCCCACCCCCACGTCTGGGTGACCTCGACCAGCGAATTGGTTTATGCGCCGGATGGCTCGTTCACCGGCGTCCGCCACGCCTGGGCGTTCGACGACATGTTCTCGACCTATGCGCTGCAGGGCATCGAGACTAAGGAGAAAGGCGTCTATAGCCGCGAGGAGCTGGCTCCGTTGGCGCAGACCAATGTCGAATCGCTGAAAGAATTCGCCTACTTCACCTTCGCCAAGGTCGGCGGCAAGAAGCAGAAGTTCGGCGAGCCGGTCGACTACTACCTGTCCTACAAGGACAACGTGCTGACGCTGCACTTCTTCCTGCCGTTGAAGACGCCGGTGAAGAGCAACGAATTGTCGGTCGAGGTGTTCGACCCGAGCTACTTCATCGACTTCTCGTTCGCCGAAAAGAACCCGGTCAGCCTGGTCGGTGCGCCGTCCGGCTGCGCGCTGAACTTCCAGCGCCCGACCGACGGCAGCGCCACCGCGCAGCGGATGAGCGAAGACAACTTCCTGAACGGCGACAATTCCAACTACGGCGCGATGTTCGCCAACAAGATCGCGGTGACCTGCCCATGA
- a CDS encoding homospermidine synthase, protein MSSTSKIHAKITGPIVMIGFGSIGKGTLPLIERHFEYDKKRFVIIDPHADSELAEKHGVRFIKQAVTKDNYRELLVPLLTEGGGQGFCVNLSVDTGSVDLMTMCREIGSLYIDTVVEPWLGFYFDKNAGPEKRSNYALRETLLAAKAKNPGGTTAVSTCGANPGMVSWFVKQALLDIARDTGVEVNEPKSREGWGQLAQKLGVKGIHIAERDTQRAKTPKPMNVFVNTWSVEGFVSEGLQPAELGWGTHEKWIPDNGRKHTEGCQAAIYLLQPGANTRVRTWCPTPGPQYGFLVTHNESISIADYFTVRDGQNVVYRPTCHYAYHPANDAVLSLHEMFGAEGKMQPKWHILDENEIVDGIDELGVLVYGHAKNAYWYGSQLSIEETRKVCPYQNATGMQVSSAVLAGMVWALENPEAGIVEADEMDFRRCLEVQTPYLGPVKGYYTDWTPITDRPGLFPEDIDTSDPWQFKNVLVR, encoded by the coding sequence ATGTCGTCTACTTCGAAGATCCACGCCAAGATCACCGGCCCCATTGTGATGATCGGCTTCGGCTCGATCGGCAAGGGCACGCTGCCCTTGATCGAGCGGCACTTCGAGTACGACAAGAAGCGGTTCGTGATCATCGATCCGCACGCGGACAGTGAACTCGCCGAGAAGCACGGCGTCCGCTTCATCAAGCAGGCGGTGACCAAGGACAACTACCGCGAGCTGCTGGTCCCGCTGCTGACCGAGGGCGGCGGCCAGGGCTTCTGCGTCAACCTGTCGGTCGATACCGGCTCGGTCGACCTCATGACGATGTGCCGCGAGATCGGCTCACTTTACATCGACACCGTCGTCGAGCCGTGGCTCGGCTTCTACTTCGACAAGAACGCCGGCCCGGAGAAGCGCTCCAACTACGCGCTGCGCGAGACCCTGCTGGCCGCCAAGGCCAAGAACCCGGGCGGCACCACCGCGGTGTCGACCTGCGGCGCCAACCCCGGCATGGTGTCGTGGTTCGTCAAGCAAGCGCTGCTCGATATCGCCCGCGACACCGGCGTCGAAGTCAACGAGCCGAAGAGCCGCGAAGGCTGGGGCCAGCTGGCGCAGAAGCTCGGCGTCAAGGGCATCCACATCGCCGAGCGTGATACCCAGCGCGCCAAGACCCCGAAGCCGATGAACGTGTTCGTCAACACCTGGTCGGTCGAGGGCTTCGTGTCCGAAGGCCTGCAGCCGGCCGAACTCGGCTGGGGCACCCACGAAAAGTGGATTCCGGACAACGGCCGCAAGCACACCGAAGGTTGCCAGGCGGCGATCTACCTGCTGCAGCCGGGCGCCAACACCCGCGTCCGCACTTGGTGCCCGACGCCGGGCCCGCAGTACGGCTTCCTGGTGACTCACAACGAGTCGATCTCGATCGCCGATTACTTCACGGTCCGCGACGGCCAGAACGTGGTGTACCGGCCGACCTGCCACTACGCCTATCACCCGGCGAACGACGCGGTGCTGTCGCTGCACGAGATGTTCGGCGCCGAAGGCAAGATGCAGCCGAAGTGGCACATCCTCGACGAGAACGAGATCGTCGACGGCATCGACGAGCTCGGCGTGCTGGTCTACGGCCATGCCAAGAACGCCTACTGGTACGGCTCGCAGCTCTCGATCGAAGAAACCCGCAAGGTTTGCCCGTATCAGAACGCCACCGGCATGCAGGTGTCGTCGGCGGTGCTGGCCGGCATGGTGTGGGCGCTTGAGAATCCGGAAGCCGGCATCGTCGAGGCCGACGAGATGGACTTCCGCCGCTGCCTCGAAGTGCAGACGCCGTATCTCGGCCCGGTGAAGGGCTACTACACCGACTGGACCCCGATCACCGACCGCCCCGGCCTGTTCCCGGAAGACATCGACACCTCCGATCCGTGGCAGTTCAAGAACGTGCTGGTGCGCTGA
- a CDS encoding RidA family protein, producing the protein MSRRLISTGSPFEKTAGYSRAVVDGDFVFVSGTTGYDYTTMSLPEDVTSQTRNCFKTIGAALKEAGFAMEDIVRATYYITDPKDADAVFAVCGENLSEIRPAATIVAVAGLYKPEMKIEIEVTAKRRS; encoded by the coding sequence ATGTCGCGTCGCCTGATTTCCACCGGATCGCCGTTCGAAAAGACTGCCGGCTACAGCCGCGCCGTGGTCGATGGTGATTTCGTCTTCGTCTCCGGGACCACCGGCTACGACTACACGACCATGAGCCTGCCCGAGGACGTGACCTCGCAGACCCGCAACTGCTTCAAGACCATCGGCGCAGCACTGAAGGAAGCGGGCTTTGCGATGGAAGACATCGTGCGCGCGACCTACTACATCACCGATCCGAAGGATGCGGATGCGGTCTTCGCAGTGTGTGGAGAGAATCTGAGCGAGATCCGCCCGGCGGCGACGATCGTCGCGGTTGCCGGCCTCTACAAGCCGGAAATGAAGATCGAAATCGAAGTCACTGCGAAGCGCCGGAGCTGA
- the rnk gene encoding nucleoside diphosphate kinase regulator yields the protein MIQSIRTQRPPITIRNRDAERLGQLAEAAAQRYPATADFLAGEVARANVASDHDPLPGIVCMESALTFRDDTTGKEKQVTLVYPTEADVEAGRISVLTPIGAALIGLSVGQSISFETPSGERRSLTVLSVSEPN from the coding sequence ATGATCCAGTCCATTCGTACCCAACGACCGCCGATTACCATCCGGAATCGCGATGCCGAACGGCTCGGCCAGCTCGCCGAAGCCGCTGCGCAGCGCTATCCGGCCACGGCCGATTTCCTCGCCGGAGAGGTCGCTCGCGCCAATGTGGCGTCCGACCACGATCCCCTGCCCGGGATCGTCTGCATGGAGTCAGCCCTCACCTTCCGGGACGATACCACCGGCAAGGAAAAGCAGGTGACGCTGGTCTATCCGACCGAAGCCGACGTCGAGGCTGGTCGTATTTCGGTATTGACCCCGATCGGGGCGGCCCTTATCGGCCTCTCCGTCGGACAATCGATCAGTTTCGAGACCCCGTCGGGCGAGCGGCGCTCGCTGACGGTGCTCAGCGTGTCCGAACCGAATTGA
- a CDS encoding nickel/cobalt transporter, with amino-acid sequence MTQPERLGGAGADRWKLGTVAALCLGIAVAGLFADGALHAALAHNPFGAPKGAAEPQAGGIIGWLLAQQSAFYKQMSATIRAAKADGSAVWTLLAISFAYGVFHAAGPGHGKAVISSYLVANEETARRGIALSFVSAMLQAVVAVLIVGICAWLLNATASTMCSAERAIEIGSYALIALFGARLVWVKGGGFLRALQTSMRKPQLAMAGVPAALTDHDHHHHDHDHDHAGHGHAHARAEHGDHQHHHHDHGHGHDHGHAHSHHDHHHHHGPGEACDHCGHSHGPEPSELAGPGGWRRGLGAVLTVGIRPCSGAILLMVFALAQGLFWAGIVATFVMALGTAITVATIAVAAVSAKGLARKLAAQRDGGGMLVMRGLEFGAAGLVLLLGCGLLLGYVAAERVTCL; translated from the coding sequence ATGACGCAGCCGGAACGACTTGGTGGGGCGGGCGCGGATAGGTGGAAGCTCGGAACGGTGGCCGCCCTCTGTCTAGGCATCGCCGTCGCTGGCCTGTTCGCCGACGGCGCTCTGCACGCGGCGTTGGCGCATAATCCGTTCGGGGCGCCGAAGGGGGCCGCAGAGCCGCAGGCCGGCGGTATCATCGGTTGGCTGCTGGCGCAGCAATCGGCGTTCTACAAGCAGATGTCGGCGACGATCCGCGCCGCCAAGGCCGACGGCAGCGCGGTGTGGACCCTGCTGGCGATCTCGTTCGCCTACGGGGTATTCCACGCCGCCGGACCGGGCCACGGCAAGGCGGTGATCTCGTCCTATCTGGTCGCCAATGAAGAGACCGCGCGGCGCGGCATCGCGCTGTCGTTCGTCTCGGCGATGCTGCAGGCGGTGGTGGCGGTTCTGATCGTCGGCATCTGCGCCTGGCTGCTGAATGCTACCGCGAGCACGATGTGCAGCGCCGAGCGCGCGATCGAGATCGGCAGCTACGCGCTGATCGCGCTGTTCGGGGCGCGGCTGGTCTGGGTCAAGGGCGGCGGCTTTCTGCGCGCCCTGCAGACCTCGATGCGCAAGCCGCAGTTGGCGATGGCCGGCGTGCCGGCGGCGCTGACGGATCACGACCATCACCACCACGATCATGATCACGACCATGCTGGGCACGGCCATGCCCACGCCCGCGCGGAGCATGGCGATCATCAGCACCATCATCATGACCATGGGCACGGCCACGACCACGGTCATGCGCATAGCCACCACGATCACCACCATCATCACGGTCCTGGCGAAGCCTGCGACCATTGCGGCCATTCCCACGGACCGGAACCGAGCGAGCTCGCCGGCCCGGGCGGCTGGCGCCGCGGTCTTGGTGCGGTGTTGACCGTCGGCATCCGCCCCTGCTCGGGGGCGATCCTGCTGATGGTGTTTGCGCTCGCCCAGGGCTTGTTCTGGGCCGGGATCGTCGCCACCTTCGTGATGGCGCTGGGCACCGCGATCACGGTCGCGACCATCGCGGTGGCAGCGGTGTCGGCAAAGGGGCTGGCCCGCAAGCTGGCTGCACAGCGCGATGGCGGCGGCATGCTGGTGATGCGGGGCCTCGAGTTTGGCGCCGCCGGTCTGGTGCTGCTGCTCGGCTGCGGACTTCTCCTAGGGTATGTCGCAGCCGAACGTGTGACGTGTCTTTAA